The stretch of DNA TACGGTCAGATTAATGGGCAGCACAATTTTTCCAGGGCCGGCCAGGTGCAGACTGCAGAGTACTCAAAATATTACCTTTGTCCCTTACCGCACCAGTAGGCGTGTCCAGTGACCAGGCCAACTCATTCACTGCATGCTTACCGCATCTTGTCGTAGTCCTGCAGTGTGCTGACCAACATCTTCTCGTTGCAGTAGACCTCCATGTAGATTCGGCAGCCGTCCCGCGCTTTGGTCATTCGTGGAACGGGCTGACAGGTGAGCGCCACCATATTGGTATTCTTATAgtgaggcagcagcggcgtcggTCTCAGGATGTCGCCAAAGTAGTACAGAAAACGAAATTCAGATGGACGCAGGTTGATGGTGTGCCGCTTGACCGCAAACACCTGCACAGCGTCCTCCGGCTCGTGAAGAAGGTCCGCGTACATGAGCAGCGCACAAATCACGGTGGCAGCTGTGCACCCTCCCGAATCGCCAGTTTGCACCACCACAATCGACTTAGGATCTGCGTTGAGAAAGTTGTAAATGTCCGCCGACACAGTGAAGAGACCCTAAAGGAACGACGGAATACAGAGAGCGGAGCTAGTACGGGCACTCGACGCAAAACAATATTGATTTGAAAAGTGAACTTTTCTACACACCTGAAGATTGGGCGCATGTGCCTGGGGGCAACCATAAACGGAACCTGCCTCCACCGTTCGCACAGGCGGCGGGAGACGGGGCACGGTGCGCTGTCCAAAGTTGTAAATACTGATCTTTTGGGGGGCGAAGCGACTTTCCAGGGACAGGCGGACGTCTTCGATGTTGTTCATCTTGTAGGCCGACTCGAAGCCATCCGATGGGCAGGGCATGACCAGAATCCTCGAGGTAATATGGCTGATATCGAGATCGTTACGCGCTATTGACTGCTGCATTGTCTGCATGACCTTAGTGGAGGTGTCTTTGATGTTTTTGAACAGCGTGCCAGCTCCTCCGCGCAGCGACGACAGAAGACTTCCCTGTCCATTGCTGGAACCAGTTGCGGTCCCAGCggtggctgcagcggcagaagctTGCGGCGCTGGGACAGGTGGTGCATCGGTATAAAACTCCGATTGTGTGGGCGTGTTTCTCGCCGGACTCTCGGTCGGTGACGACGTGATCGGAATTCCGCGCAGGTCTATCGGACCTTTCAGGGACCAGTTGTTTGTTTCCGCTATGGCCGCCAGTCGTTCGAGTATCATGGAGATGTCCAAACGCTCGACTGGATTGATTTTGAAGCAACATTTGATGATGTCGCGGAAGCACTGATATCGTGGCTCGGGCGGCAGGATGTAGTTGGCGTTAATGATGCGCAGCTTGCCGCCATCCTCGTACGGGTGCCTTCGAAAGCACAGGAAGTAGAGAATGCATCCCAATGCCCAAATATCCGCCTTGGTGCCGATCGGATTGTTCGACCAGGTGTCCAGCATTTCGGGTGCGCGGTACATGGGCGTCGTTACAGTGTTCAGCTGGTCCTCCAGCATGTTGCGCTGGTGCGCACTCCATTCAAATGTCGGCGAGAGTATTTCTCTGCTTGCAGAGCCAAAGTCGCACAGCTTGATCTGCTTGTCGTTTCCGATAAGGAAGTTCTCGATCTGCAAGGCCAGAGGATGAAGGGGTACAGATAGCAAAACGGGTGGAGTGCTTACCTTTATGTCTCGGTGGGCAATGGGCGGCTCCTGAGCGTGCATGCATGCGACGGCCCGTGCCATTTGGTAGAAAATTCGCAGCACGACTGGCGGGTCAATGGCTCCGTTGTCCACCTTGAAACAGTCCACTAGAGAGCCGCCTGCAAGCAAATGCGACAGGAAATGTAAGACAGCAATCCGATAAATGACAATCCCTTACCCTTGCAGAGTTCCGTCAGCAGCAGATACTGAACGCCCTGCTGGGGCTGTTGCGGCGCTGCGGCCACACAGCTGGATCCGACGAAGGCCACAATATTCCCATTGCCCGAGAGCTGCTTGTGGACGTCGATCTCGTTGGCGATGGCAATGCAGGCCTGCTGATCGGCCCCAATCAGGCGCTTGAGGGCGTACTCGGTGCCAGTTTGCACATCTTGCGCGACATACACGAACGCATAGCCGCCTGAAAGAGGGAGGAAGCGAGTCGAGCGGGTGAGGAGCATACAACTGCTGATAACATACAACTCTGATAAGaaggcattttaatttcatttactgTGAACACTCTCTGCGATGGACAATGACCCCGTGGACACC from Drosophila subobscura isolate 14011-0131.10 chromosome O, UCBerk_Dsub_1.0, whole genome shotgun sequence encodes:
- the LOC117896330 gene encoding cyclin-G-associated kinase, whose amino-acid sequence is MGEFFKSLNFSYFNTSDGSTAANGAAGGAAAATNSGRLDNEYVGQLVEVGGHKLRTKCVIAEGGYAFVYVAQDVQTGTEYALKRLIGADQQACIAIANEIDVHKQLSGNGNIVAFVGSSCVAAAPQQPQQGVQYLLLTELCKGGSLVDCFKVDNGAIDPPVVLRIFYQMARAVACMHAQEPPIAHRDIKIENFLIGNDKQIKLCDFGSASREILSPTFEWSAHQRNMLEDQLNTVTTPMYRAPEMLDTWSNNPIGTKADIWALGCILYFLCFRRHPYEDGGKLRIINANYILPPEPRYQCFRDIIKCCFKINPVERLDISMILERLAAIAETNNWSLKGPIDLRGIPITSSPTESPARNTPTQSEFYTDAPPVPAPQASAAAATAGTATGSSNGQGSLLSSLRGGAGTLFKNIKDTSTKVMQTMQQSIARNDLDISHITSRILVMPCPSDGFESAYKMNNIEDVRLSLESRFAPQKISIYNFGQRTVPRLPPPVRTVEAGSVYGCPQAHAPNLQGLFTVSADIYNFLNADPKSIVVVQTGDSGGCTAATVICALLMYADLLHEPEDAVQVFAVKRHTINLRPSEFRFLYYFGDILRPTPLLPHYKNTNMVALTCQPVPRMTKARDGCRIYMEVYCNEKMLVSTLQDYDKMRLHLAGPGKIVLPINLTVCGDVTIVLYHARNALKGMVRPQGLKICQFQIHTGFIPEPETLITFRSHDLDDLPDPEQVTPNFCVSLSLAVTESESPPSHKPPWIPAKPKRSAHTLFSSDLEYAEMLDNFVTKPTKRPSPPLARKPERSSSPLVLPDVTEVAHDAPATVAEPSPPIDLLNLNQQPSDVPAADPLASAMPSTDASFDLLGAFGDDDSTGIGSASVPDILPPQQQAQLPKISSDLFDIFGSADQNITPSLKPSTSAGLPPFVGAVPTFASQPAPARKNPSPSQSQKPSDPFADIANLASGLNINFNRSTLSGKSPVGHSPQPTQYSSPTHKAAQSQQQAQPQPQPQPQPTFMKTPPPPQPQPQPTFVKTPPPQQSAPAQGRADYSRAHFDSTKAPQQATAGAPKGSDIFADILGQQGYSFGSKLSHGPRSINEMRKEELVKDMDPKKVRIMEWTDGKKNNIRALLSSMHSVLWENAKWQRCEMSTMVTPAEVKKAYRRACLAVHPDKHNGTENEEIAKLIFMELNNAWTDFENDATQQNMFNA